A window of the Lolium perenne isolate Kyuss_39 chromosome 7, Kyuss_2.0, whole genome shotgun sequence genome harbors these coding sequences:
- the LOC127318666 gene encoding THO complex subunit 4C, with product MSFYARRGGDRGSDRFQGGGGRGGHVMPGRSGLPPRGPLGINARPSARIIAKSFSRTKDMTWRPDLFSDSMAASGIETGTKLYISNLDYRVSNEDIKELFSEVGHLKRFAVHFDGYGRQNGTAEVVFTRRSDAVAALKRYNNVLLDGKAMKIEVIGSDLGLPMTPRINVVGASNGRPTRTVVMTPEAGRRGGGSSNRPLSNPTNRFNRGAFQTGRGRGRGRTSFQAPFQTQFQGRGRGRGQLRGRGRGRKQAEKTADELDKDLESYHAESMKTD from the exons ATGTCATTTTATGCAAGAAGGGGTGGAGACAGGGGTAGTGACCGTTTTCAAGGAGGAGGTGGGCGAGGTGGACATGTCATGCCAGGAAGATCAGGCCTTCCTCCTCGAGGACCACTTGGGATTAACGCCCGACCATCTGCACGCATTATTGCTAAG TCTTTTAGCCGAACCAAAGACATGACCTGGAGACCTGATCTGTTCAGTGACAGTATGGCGGCTAGTGGAATAGAAACTGGTACAAAGTTGTACATTTCAAACTTGGACTATCGTGTTTCCAATGAGGATATAAAG GAGCTGTTTTCAGAAGTTGGTCACTTGAAACGATTTGCTGTTCACTTTGATGGTTATGGTCGCCAAAAT GGTACAGCTGAGGTGGTGTTTACAAGGAGGAGTGATGCAGTTGCTGCATTGAAACGTTATAATAATGTTCTACTTGATGGAAAAGCTATGAAGATTGAAGTTATTGGAAGTGACTTAGGTTTGCCTATGACACCTCGTATAAATGTTGTCGGGGCTTCTAATGGCAGACCTACCAGAACAGTTGTTATGAC GCCTGAAGCGGGTCGACGTGGTGGAGGTTCCAGCAACAGGCCTTTGAG TAATCCCACCAACAGATTTAATCGTGGTGCTTTCCAAACTGGCCGAGGCCGAGGCAGGGGCCGTACTTCGTTCCAGGCCCCGTTCCAGACCCAGTTCCAGGGCCGAGGCAGGGGCCGTGGTCAATTGCGGGGCCGCGGCCGGGGAAGGAAACAAGCAGAGAAGACTGCAGATGAACTGGACAAAGACCTGGAATCCTATCATGCCGAGTCAATGAAGACCGACTGA